A genomic stretch from Malus domestica chromosome 15, GDT2T_hap1 includes:
- the LOC103415927 gene encoding L-ascorbate peroxidase 3-like, whose product MAGGVVVDAQYLKEVEKARRDLRALIAYRNCAPIMLRLAWHDAGTYNAETKTGGANGSIRNEHELGHGANSGLKIAVNFCEEVKAKYSKITYADLYQLAGVVAVEVTGGPTIEFVPGRKDSLESPEEGRLPDAKKGASHLKDIFYRMGLSDKDIVALSGAHTLGRAHPERSGFEGPWTSEPLKFDNSYFTELLKGESEGLLKLPTDKALLDDPEFRRYVELYAKDEDAFFKDYAASHKKLSELGFTPSSCVKEAAKTSTILAQSAVGVAVTAAVVILSYLYEVRKNAK is encoded by the exons ATGGCGGGAGGAGTGGTGGTAGACGCGCAGTACCTCAAGGAAGTCGAGAAGGCTCGCCGCGACCTTCGCGCGCTCATCGCCTACAGGAACTGCGCTCCGATCATGCTTCGTTTGGC GTGGCATGATGCTGGAACATACAACGCCGAAACGAAAACAGGAGGAGCTAATGGCTCGATCAGGAACGAGCATGAGTTAGGCCACGGTGCGAATAGCGGTCTGAAAATTGCTGTTAATTTCTGCG AGGAAGTGAAAGCCAAATATTCAAAAATCACGTATGCGGACCTTTACCAG CTTGCTGGGGTTGTCGCTGTCGAGGTCACTGGAGGCCCTACTATTGAGTTTGTTCCTGGCAGAAAG GATTCATTGGAGTCTCCTGAAGAAGGGCGGCTTCCAGATGCCAAAAAAG GTGCATCGCACTTGAAGGACATCTTTTACCGCATGGGTCTGTCTGATAAGGACATTGTGGCACTGTCTGGAGCTCATACACTG GGTAGAGCACATCCAGAAAGGTCAGGCTTTGAAGGCCCTTGGACTAGTGAGCCTTTGAAGTTCGATAATTCATACTTTAC TGAACTACTGAAAGGGGAATCAGAGGGGCTGTTGAAACTTCCCACAGACAAGGCTTTGCTGGACGATCCTGAGTTCCGCCGCTATGTTGAACTTTATGCAAAG GATGAGGATGCATTTTTCAAAGACTACGCAGCGTCACACAAGAAACTATCAGAGCTAGGATTCACTCCATCTTCTTGTGTGAAGGAAGCTGCAAAGACCAGTACCATATTGGCACAAAGCGCAGTGGGAGTTGCTGTTACTGCGGCGGTGGTGATCCTGAGTTACTTATACGAAGTTCGTAAAAATGCCAAGTGA
- the LOC103415928 gene encoding L-ascorbate peroxidase 3-like, which yields MAAPVVNEEYLKEIEKARRDLRALIYSKNCAPIMLRIAWHDAATYDARLKTRIPGGPNGSIRNKEELSHSGNKGLETAVELCEQVKAKHPKITYADLYQLAGVVAVEITGGPSIDFVPGRKDSNQSPPEGRLPDAKLGASHLREVFYRMGLSDKDIVVLSGGHTLGKEHKRSGFQGPWTKEPSKFDNSYFVDLLKGETEGLLQLPTDKALVEDPVFRRYVELYARDNDAFFRDYAVSHKKLSELGFNPPSQRPKVVLTLTIAAAVVAALVYDKCESFIKNMTSLI from the exons ATGGCTGCGCCAGTAGTAAACGAAGAGTACCTCAAGGAAATTGAGAAGGCTCGCCGAGACCTTCGTGCTCTTATCTACAGCAAGAACTGCGCTCCTATAATGCTTCGTATAGC GTGGCATGACGCTGCAACGTACGATGCTAGACTAAAGACGAGAATACCTGGAGGACCTAATGGCTCAATCAGGAACAAGGAAGAGTTAAGTCACAGTGGAAATAAGGGATTGGAAACTGCAGTTGAGTTATGTG AACAAGTAAAGGCCAAACACCCAAAAATCACATATGCTGATCTCTACCAG CTTGCTGGGGTTGTTGCAGTGGAGATCACCGGAGGTCCATCCATTGACTTTGTTCCGGGTAGAAAG GACTCGAATCAATCTCCACCCGAAGGCCGCCTTCCAGATGCCAAACTTG GTGCATCACATTTAAGGGAAGTTTTCTATCGGATGGGTCTGTCTGACAAGGACATTGTGGTATTATCTGGAGGCCATACACTG GGAAAGGAACATAAGAGATCTGGCTTTCAAGGCCCCTGGACAAAGGAGCCTTCAAAATTCGACAACTCATACTTCGT GGACCTATTGAAAGGGGAAACGGAGGGACTCTTACAACTTCCCACAGACAAGGCTTTGGTGGAGGATCCTGTGTTCCGTCGCTATGTTGAGCTATATGCAAGG GATAATGATGCATTCTTCAGAGATTATGCAGTATCACACAAGAAGCTATCAGAATTAGGCTTTAATCCCCCTTCACAGCGTCCGAAAGTGGTGCTTACTCTTACAATTGCTGCTGCAGTAGTGGCGGCATTGGTGTACGATAAATGCGAAAGTTTCATCAAAAACATGACGAGCCTCATTTAG
- the LOC103401066 gene encoding protein POLLENLESS 3-LIKE 2-like has translation MLQDMWNAPPGFRPTKSAPSSPAKPLGISRTHSVGTESFHVTHKVPVGDTPYVRAKNVQLVEKDPEKAIPLFWAAINSGDRVDSALKDMAIVMKQQSRAEEAIEAIKSLRHRCSDQAQESLDNILLDLYKRCGRLDDQISLLRHKLYLIQKGMAFNGKRTKTARSQGKKFQVSVEQEATRLLGNLGWALMQQNNYIEAEDAYRRALTIAPDNNKMCNLGICLMKQGRISEAKENLRRVKPAVVDGPRGTDSHLKAYERAQQMLKDLESEMMNKGGDRVEQSRLFDAFLGSSSIWQPQPCRDHHHTSLPTTGSVKSQPDEFADENINSNFFANPKMGFPQHKIINQVPQPNSLNVAAKPYFSKSISAAPTATQFAETLKRTRSGNAATSMRVTEAIEIPKPVVDLVVPENKTRRRLSLEETGTELTGLLPDNKDFEEAIIAAVIDPTNEAGKAVGISNCSGIFPKKVEKRLRVFQDITLSLSPRA, from the exons ATGTTGCAAGATATGTGGAATGCTCCGCCTGGTTTCAGACCCACCAAGTCTGCTCCTTCCTCTCCGGCCAAGCCTCTCGGAATTTCGAGGACTCATTCCGTCGGAACTGAGTCATTTCACGTAACTCACAAAGTTCCGGTAGGCGACACTCCTTATGTCAGAGCCAAGAATGTTCAG cTGGTGGAGAAGGATCCGGAGAAGGCAATCCCGCTGTTTTGGGCAGCCATTAATTCTGGGGACAGAGTGGATAGTGCTTTGAAGGACATGGCGATTGTGATGAAGCAACAGAGCCGGGCAGAAGAAGCGATTGAGGCCATCAAGTCGTTGAGACACCGGTGTTCGGATCAAGCTCAGGAGTCTCTTGACAACATTCTTCTGGATCTTTACaag AGATGTGGGAGATTGGATGACCAAATATCACTTTTGAGGCACAAGTTGTACTTGATTCAAAAAGGGATGGCTTTCAACGGAAAGCGCACGAAAACTGCCAGATCTCAGGGGAAGAAATTCCAGGTCTCTGTGGAACAAGAAGCCACTAGATTACTG GGGAACTTGGGTTGGGCTTTGATGCAGCAGAACAACTACATTGAAGCAGAAGATGCTTATCGCCGAGCACTGACAATTGCGCCGGATAACAACAAGATGTGCAACCTCGGAATCTGCCTAATGAAGCAAGGAAGAATTTCTGAGGCTAAAGAGAATCTCCGTCGTGTTAAGCCGGCAGTTGTGGATGGTCCAAGAGGGACAGATTCCCATCTCAAGGCCTATGAGAGGGCTCAGCAGATGCTCAAAGATCTTGAGTCTGAGATGATGAACAAAGGCGGGGATCGCGTCGAGCAGAGCAGGCTTTTCGATGCCTTTTTGGGTTCTTCATCGATTTGGCAGCCTCAGCCTTGCAGAGACCACCACCACACAAGTTTGCCAACAACAGGTTCTGTGAAATCTCAGCCCGATGAGTTTGCTGATGAGAATATCAACTCCAACTTTTTCGCAAACCCGAAGATGGGATTTCCTCAGCATAAAATTATCAATCAAGTCCCTCAACCAAACTCACTTAATGTTGCTGCAAAGCCTTACTTCTCAAAGTCCATTTCGGCTGCCCCAACCGCCACTCAATTTGCTGAGACGCTTAAGAGGACAAGGTCCGGGAATGCTGCGACTTCAATGAGAGTGACCGAGGCGATTGAGATCCCCAAACCTGTTGTGGATTTGGTCGTACCAGAGAACAAGACCAGAAGAAGGCTCTCTCTTGAAGAAACAGGGACTGAGTTGACAGGATTGTTGCCCGACAACAAGGACTTCGAAGAGGCTATAATCGCCGCGGTCATTGACCCGACAAATGAGGCTGGGAAGGCGGTTGGAATCAGCAACTGTTCCGGGATATTTCCGAAGAAGGTTGAGAAGAGGCTCAGGGTTTTTCAGGATATTACACTGTCTCTAAGTCCAAGGGCCTAA